The nucleotide window tcggtttaggttttgattttatccttactacaatgactctatcgctatgcgtcttgaaatactccactctcctccctatcttcttgttcatcacgaaacctactactgcctgcccattatttgacgctgagttaattactctaaagtcccctgtccaaaagtcgccttcctcttctcaccgaacctcactaattcctactatatccacctttaccctatccatttccttttttaaattttctaccctaccaaccttttttaagcttctaacattccacgctccgactcgtagaatgttattttttaattttctggtgaccccttccttagtagtccccacccagagatccgaacgggggactattttacctccggaatattttaccaaggaaggcgcctccattattattatatgaaaatactgaaagccacattttcttggaaaaaaaaacagctgcagttttccattgctttcagctgcgcagtactcagaggaatgagtgatgttgatatggccgtttaagtcattgtgactgacgcccctaacaactactgaaagagctgctgccctctttcaggaatcattcctaagtctggctctcaacagatacctctgcgatatggttgcaccttcggtccagctactctgtatccctgagcactcaagccccctcaccaacggcaaggtctcatgattcatagaggaggatatttTTTACACAAGGAAAAATTTGAATTGTTGGTATTTTGAGTAGCTAAGAAAGTAAGTTTGCTACTTGTAATGTTAGGATATAGCCCTTCAATTGAtgggtattttttaattgtgatgtcCTTGAATTTGTGTGAGCCTgagaaaaaatttacctttttacaCTACTATTGGCTACTGTCTCTAAAACGTGGGAATGATTGTCTAGAAACTcttcaaattctttaaaagttggaATTTTATTTGATGTGGCCGCCATTTGCCATTCCATACTTGTATTGTAATCTAGTTTAGAAGACAGCACGTAGATTAACAAAGAATCCTAATGTTCTATCGGTTGTTTCAGGGCAGAAAGCGCCTTTAAGTGGACAGTTGTATTGTCAAGAAGAAGATGCCTAAGGGAAGAGCTAGATTCCCTTTCAATATTTTGCTGATCAAAAATTGCTTTTATGTGTCGTTCAAATATAACTCTTTCATTTTGAAATCTGCTAACTAATGAATCCCACGCGTACTTATAACTGTGAGAACTTAGGTCGACTGCATTTGTTATTTTTGCAGCGATACCTCCCTTAAGAGATTGACGGAGATAGTATAATTTGTGAACATCGTCTGTCGGAGTATTTTTATCAATGATTGCCGTGAAGACTTCCTTGTATGGAGTCCAGTCTTCgtacaaactggaaaagattggtATATCAAGCAGCGGAAGCCTTATTTGAGGGACCGCGTAAGTTTCCTTCACGGATAGAACGCTAGAATCATTGGAAAAATCGTTACTGGTGTTTGCGGCAGCGAGAACAACCGCTTCAGCTTTAATGATAATTCTATAGAATTTGTCTTGTCTTTCAACCTCCGAGTCTAAGGGTTCTCTTGCGAATGATAACTTGAAAATTCCAAACATGTGCGTCGTCGCAACAATCCCGGGTTTCGGCACCAAATAATGTTGGGGAACAAATGAATCCAGTTTAGTTCaattgtataaatactttattcaaaaacatcttatcttaatttaattataacttaattgaactgaattttgtattgtattatgtatttta belongs to Lycorma delicatula isolate Av1 chromosome 1, ASM4794821v1, whole genome shotgun sequence and includes:
- the LOC142317837 gene encoding uncharacterized protein LOC142317837, yielding MFGIFKLSFAREPLDSEVERQDKFYRIIIKAEAVVLAAANTSNDFSNDSSVLSVKETYAVPQIRLPLLDIPIFSSLYEDWTPYKEVFTAIIDKNTPTDDVHKLYYLRQSLKGGIAAKITNAVDLSSHSYKYAWDSLVSRFQNERVIFERHIKAIFDQQNIERESSSSLRHLLLDNTTVHLKALSALKQPIEH